A window of the Sabethes cyaneus chromosome 1, idSabCyanKW18_F2, whole genome shotgun sequence genome harbors these coding sequences:
- the LOC128738802 gene encoding protein SEC13 homolog, whose amino-acid sequence MVSVLNTVDTGHEDMIHGAEVDYYGLRLATCSSDNTVKIFDIKGGAQTLAADLKGHGGPVWQVSWAHPRYGNVIASCSYDRKVIIWKEAGSGNWSKWFEYSNHDSSVNSVAWAPAEYGLILACGSSDGSVSILTANIEADAWDSKKIPNAHSIGCNTVSWCPATTPEPAFDQRLSKTSTSVKRLVTGGCDNSVKIWREEGERWEEEKRLELHSDWVRDVAWAPNVGLPRHQIASCSQDRRVIIWSSDDLQNWQSTILNNFDDVVWNVSWSLTGNILAVSGGDNKISLWKESNEGQWLCISEDTNTAQSHSVNQAQNFVNEQRTL is encoded by the coding sequence ATGGTGTCGGTTTTAAATACGGTGGATACCGGGCATGAAGACATGATCCATGGAGCAGAAGTGGATTATTACGGGTTGCGTTTGGCGACATGTTCATCTGACAACACAGTAAAAATATTTGATATTAAGGGTGGAGCTCAAACGCTAGCTGCAGATTTAAAAGGACATGGTGGTCCGGTATGGCAGGTATCTTGGGCTCACCCACGCTATGGTAATGTAATTGCGTCATGTTCGTACGATCGTAAAGTAATAATTTGGAAGGAAGCCGGATCTGGTAATTGGAGCAAGTGGTTTGAATACAGTAATCATGATTCATCCGTAAATTCTGTTGCCTGGGCTCCGGCAGAATATGGCTTAATTTTAGCATGTGGTAGTTCTGATGGATCTGTTTCAATTCTGACAGCGAATATAGAGGCGGATGCATGggattcaaaaaaaattccaaatgcTCATAGTATTGGATGTAATACCGTTAGCTGGTGTCCTGCTACAACACCTGAGCCGGCCTTTGATCAAAGATTGTCTAAAACCAGTACATCAGTCAAACGCCTTGTAACAGGAGGATGTGATAATTCCGTTAAAATTTGGAGAGAAGAAGGAGAACGCTGGGAAGAGGAGAAACGTTTGGAATTGCATTCCGATTGGGTACGGGATGTGGCGTGGGCTCCAAATGTTGGACTTCCTCGTCACCAAATTGCAAGCTGCTCTCAGGATCGTCGAGTTATCATCTGGAGCAGCGATGATTTGCAAAACTGGCAGTCAacaattttgaataattttgatGATGTTGTTTGGAATGTGAGCTGGTCATTGACAGGAAATATCTTAGCTGTATCAGGTGGAGACAACAAAATCAGTTTGTGGAAGGAAAGCAATGAAGGACAATGGTTATGTATAAGCGAAGATACTAATACAGCTCAGTCGCATTCGGTTAACCAAGCTCAGAATTTTGTGAATGAACAAAGGACATTGTAA